From the Thomasclavelia ramosa DSM 1402 genome, the window GCATCACTACCTAAAATAATTTTAACTCGATGTTGTTTGCATAATTGTAGCATCTTAAGTGTATTTTCACGTGAATTTAGACGAGATGGACTACGTAAAGCATTATTATTCACTTCCAACAAAGTATGATACTTTTTAGCTGCTAAAACTACTTTCTCATAATCAAGTGGGCACTTACCATCATCTGGGTGAACGATTACACTAATATGAGGATTTTTAATTGTTTCGATCACTGCCCGTGTATTTTCTTCAATTGTTCCCGCCTCATAACAATGTAAATGAATTCCTGCCATGCAGTAATCAACATAATCATATAAATCTTCTGTAATACTAAGTCTTCCTTGATGATCCAAAATATTAATTTCAATCCCTAACAATAATTTAATTCCCTCTATCTCCCGAGGAATTACATCTAGATTTTTGAAGTAAATTGGAGCACATGTTCCTGGAATTCCCTGGTCATGCTCTACTATTCCTAATAATTTTATATCCTTTTCTTTCGCCCCAGCTACCATTTCACTAAGTGATGAATAAGCATGCCCGCTTGCTATTGTATGTGTATGTACATCTAATTCAATATTCTCCATTTTTATCCCTCCAATGGCTATATCATAGCCTATTTGGTGGCTAAAAACATCTTTTTTTCTATTTTAGTAATGATAAATTTCCTGTTAGTTTATTAATTCGTGTCCTTGTACCATATAGACAAATCCCAAAATATTTAAGCGAAGCTTCACTAGCCAGCTTCATTTTATCAATATATTCTGAATAATCACGACAACTTTGAGCAAGGTCACAAAAATCAATAACTAATACCTCATTAGGATAATAATTAGCCTGTTTTAGTAGTTCTCTGATTAAAAACTCATCACCCTTCAAAACTGGAATTGAAATCGTTACTATTCCACGATGTATATGTTCTTTCATATCATATACATCAGTCCCAACGATTTCCCCTTCTAACTTGCCTAAAGCAGTTCCTAAGATAGCAGTTGTATTAGCAATTAATCCTAGTGGCAAATTTTTATCAACTATCATAACACATTTTCTATCCATTCTTTTGTACCTCGCGTTTTTGAGATAAAAATAATCCAATCAAAGTCAGTACTGTCCCGATGAAAGCCATTAAAGTAATTTGTTCATGTAAAACAATGATTGAAGTCACTACTGTAACTACTGGTACAATGTATATGTAGATACTCGTCTTTACAGCACCTAATATTTTTACTGCCATATTCCAAGTTACAAAACATAAAGCGGATGCACCTAATCCTAAAAATAAGATATTTCCTAAATAAATTGGATTACTAAAACGTCCTAAATCCAATTTAAATCCTAAAGGTATCAATGTCAAAAACATAAATGTTACCCCATACATAAAAGTTCTTCTTGTGACCTGAATCGTACTATAACCATAATCACTAATTCGTTTAGTTAAAATTGAATAAACAGCCCAGACCAAAGCAGCCAGTAATGCTAATATATCTCCCAATGGATTCAGCTTAAAATTACTGCTGCCATTAAAACTAATAAGCATAATCCCCACCATTGCAGCCATAAAACCAATTATAAAATTTTGATTCAATGTCTCTTCTTTCAAAATAAAGTGTGATAAGATTGCCGTAAAAAACGGTGCAATTGAGATTATCACTCCGATATTTGAAGCCATCGAATATGTTAGTGCAATATTTTCTAATAAATAATACAAAGTAACTCCACAAAGTCCCGTTAGAGCAAATGTCAACTCTTGCTTCTTCGTCGTTTTTCTTAGTCTTTTGGGATAAATCAAAATTAAAATAAATAAACCTATCAAGAAACGAAAAAATAATATTTCTATCGGTTTAAAATCAGTTAATAAAATTTTAGTTGAAATAAATGTTGTTCCCCAAATAAAAATTGTTAATAATGCAGCCAAATGTCCTGAAAAATCCTTATTCATCCTCTTTCCCCTTAAAAATATTTTGATACTGTTTCGGTGTCAAGCCGATTAAGCTCTTAAAAAAACGAGTAAAATGACTTTGATCACTAAATCCCGAAAGCATTGCTGCCTCAAGTGGACTAAGACCCTGTTCAAGTAGCTCTTTGGCATGATTAACACGTATTGTTTCAAGATATTGATAGGGAGTTATCCCAAAAGAACGTGCAAAATTACGAATTAGAGTATACTTATTCATCTGTGCTAATTCACTTAATGAATCTAAAGAAATTTGATTGATAAAATTATCATCTAAATGCTTTTTTACTAATTTGATCGGCTCACTAAATCGACTTTTTAATAGCGGCTGGTTATTAGTATATTCTTTAACCAGCTGTTCTATCAAAATATAAAATAATTCTTCTTTCAAAAACTCCGTTTCTTTCTTCATCACACTTTGATGCAATGTGCGTAAAGATTCGACCATCTCACTTTGAAAAGCAACTGGTTTTTCAAAATTTGGTAAATAGCTACATCCTATAACCTCTTTTACTGCTCGCACCATAACATCTGCATCAATATTTAAACAACGATAATCAAGCGGTTGACCGTCGCGACTTTCACAAGTGTGATTATCACGAGGATTTAATAACAGCATATCCCCTGGCTCCATATCATATTCATCCCCACGACAAGACAAATGGCGATTGCCCTTTTCAACAAAACCAACTACATAACAGTCATGAAAATGATTAGGGAATTTTTGCATTATTCCAACAAACTGATATGCTTCAATTTGTAATTGTTCATCATATACGATCGTTCTAGTTTCCACCACCTGTATCCCTCCTTGAATGCTACTATATCACAAGTTTTAAAATATTGCTTGAATGATATTGACATAAATAAAAAAGGGAGCTAGACTCCCTGCATCAATTCTTGAGTATTTTGTTTTAATGCTTCAATAAAAATTTGACCTAAATAGCTGCGCGCTGTATCATTTCGAACAATGTATCCAATCTTGATCGTTTCATCAACAGCAAGCGGAATCGCAATAATATTTTTACCATTCAATTCTTCGCTAATAATCCCTGTTGAAATAGTATACCCATCTAAACCAATCAATAGATTAAACAAAGTTGCTCGATCACTGACTTTGATTATTTTTTGATGTACTAAAGTGCTTAAAATTTCCTCAGAAAAATAAAATGAATTATATTGTCCTTGTTCAAAGGATAAATAAGGAAATGGTTCAATATCTTCAAGAGTCACAATATCTTTTTGAGCTAATGGATTTGTATTACTAACAAAAATATGTGGTTTAGCAATAAAAAGCTGATTAAAAATAAGATTGTTTTCTTTTAACAATTTATTAATAACTTTTTGATTAAAATCATTTATATAAAGAATTCCAATTTCACTTTTAAGAGTTTTAACATCTTCAATTATTTCATATGTGCGAGTTTCCCTAATTGTAAATTCATATTCGTTATCGCTATATTTTTTTACTAAATCAACAAAAGCATTAACAGCAAAAGAATAATGCTGAGTTGAAATATTAAAGCGCTTTTTAGTACTTTTTGTTTCTAAATATCGATTTTCTAAAAGTTCTGCTTGTTCAAGAACCTGACGCGCATATCCTAAAAATTCCAATCCTTCATCACTTATTATGATACCCTTATTAGTTCGTGAGAAAATGATAATTTTCATCTCTTTCTCTAATTCTTTAATTGCATTAGATAAACTAGGCTGTGAAATAAATAATTCTTTAGCTGCTTCACTAATTGAGCCTTTTTGAGCTACCGTAATCACATAGCGTAATTGTTGTAATGTCATTTTCTTCACTTCCTTTGGCCTTATTCTAACACTATTTACTCAGTTATTGAAGTTTGGTACGAATATTTTTAGTTGCTTCGACCATATTTTTTAAACTAGCTAAAGTTTCTGGATAAGCTCGGGTCTTTAAGCCACAATCTGGATTGATCCATAATTTGCTGGCAGACAATTTTTCAAGCATCGAAGTTAAAACTCTTTCTAATTCTTCAACACTAGGAATTCTTGGAGAATGAATATCATAGACTCCTGGCCCGATCTCAGTTTTAAAATTAACTCTATTTAAAGTATCGATCAATGTTAGATCAGAACGTGAAGCTTCAAAAGAAATAACATCACTATCCATATCTTCAATTGCTTGAATAATATCATCAAATTCACTGTAACACATATGGCTATGAATTTGTGTATCTGCTTGAACACTACTATGAACTAAGCGATATGCTGGAATTGCCCAATCAAGATATTCACTTTGCCAATCCCTTTTTCGTAATGGCAATTTTTCTCTCAGTGCTGCTTCATCAATTTGAATAATTTTAATGCCATGATCTTCAAGATCTAAAACCTCGTCTTTGATTGCAAGTGCCAGTTGTAAAGTTGTTTCTGCCAAAGAAATATCAATCCGCGGAAATGACCAGTTTAACATTGTTACTGGACCGGTCAACATTCCTTTAACAGGTTTTTTAGTTAGAGCTTGTGTATATACTGCATAATCTACTGTTAGCGGGCGCACTCGAGAAATATCACCCCAAATAACTGGCGGTTTAACACAACGAGTACCATATGATTGTACCCAGCCATTCTCAGTAAATAAATATCCATCTAGATTCTCACCAAAATATTCAACCATATCATTTCTTTCAAATTCTCCATGTACTAAAACATCTAAGTCTATTTCTTCTTGATACTTGATCCATTCTTTAATCATCTGATGATTAAATTCCGCATATGTCTGTTCATCAATGTCACCATTACGATAAGCTCGGCGATTAGCTCTTACTTCTTTGGTTTGAGGAAATGAACCAATTGTTGTAGTTGGTAAAATTGGTAATTTAAATTTTTCTTTTTGAATTTGGCGACGTACTTCAAATTCCGGTAGGCGAATAAAGTCTTCTTTTTTCAGTGCTGCAATTCGTGCTTGGACTGCTTCATTAGTACGATTATTTGGCTCTTTAAAGAATGCTAAATTATCAACATAATAACTATGTCCTTTTCCAATTCGCATAATTACCTTTAATTGAAATAATTCTTTTAATTTTTCTTGTGCAAAAGAAAAATTATTTTTATATATTTGCTCTAAATTCCTTTCATTTTCAATCGTATAAGGGACATGAATCAAGGAACATGATGTATTTAAAACTATTTTATTGACATTATTTTTTATTTTTTCAATTAAAGAAACTGTTTTTTCATATTCATTCTTCCAAATATTTTTACCATTAACTACTCCTGCAAATAAGATTTTATTTTGATCAAAACCGTAACGATCTAATAAAGTTAAATTTTCCTTACCTTCAATAAAATCTAATCCAATTCCATCAAAATCTAAATTTAAAACTGTTTGATAACAGTCACGAATATCTCCAAAATATGTCTGTAATAAAATTTTTACTGACCCTTTATTATCTAAAATTTTAGTATATATTTCTTTAAACAAGATAATATCTTTATCACTTAAATCAAAAACTAGTGCTGGTTCATCAACCTCAATCCATGAAGCACCTAAATTCCTCAATTTCTTAATAACCTCTAAATACCCATTTATAAGATCATCAAGAATATCTTGATAAGTTAGTGTCCCTGTAAAACGTAATAATTTCATTAAAGTATATGGTCCAACAATGACTGGTTTGGTCTTAATCCCTAAATCAAGTGCTTCTTGAAACTCATCAAAAATCTTAGTTCCATTTAAGCTAATTTCAACTTGATCATCAACTTCCGGTACTAAATAATGATAATTAGTATTAAACCATTTTTTCATTGCTAAAGCTTTAACATCTCCATTTTCCCCTTGATAGCCTCGTGCCATTGCAAAATATTGATCTAATGAATTCAATTGTAATTCTTGATATCGTTTAGGAATGATATTTAGTAAATAGGCTGTATCTAAAACATTATCATAAAATGAAAAATCGTTTGAAGAAATATAATCTATTTTTTGGTTATCTTGTTCAACCCAATGTTCTTTTCTTAAATTTTGGGCAATTTGTAATAACTCACTTTGTTCAATCTGCCCCTTTAAATACCGCTCTGTAGCAAATTTTAATTCTCGATTTGATCCAATTCTTGGATATCCAATAACTGCTGTTTTCATTATTTTCCCCACACTTCTTCAGCAATTTCTTTGACTAATGCAATTTTAGCCCACTGCTGATCTTCAGTTAAATTATTTCCTTCTTCAGTTGATGCAAAGCCACATTGGGTACTTAAGCATAATTGATCTAAAGCTACAAACTGACTAGCTTCGTTAATTCTTGCTTTTATCATTTCCTTATCTTCCAATTCTGAAAATTTTGATGTAATTAATCCTAAAACAACTACTTGATCTTTAATAAATCTAAGTGGTGTAAAATCCCCTGAACGATCACTATCATACTCTAAGAAAAACTCATCTACCTTACAGCTACCAAATAATTCCTTAGCAACTGGTTCATACCCCCCTGATGAAAACCAAGTTGATCTGAAGTTACCACGACAAATATGAATTGTTATATTCATATCATCTGGCTTATTAACAATCGATAAGTTAATTAAATATACATATTTTTTGACCAGTGCTCCTACATCAATCCCACAATTAGCATATTCCTCCCGTTTTTCTTTTGAACAAAATTCTCCCCATGAAGTATCATCAAGCTGTAAATACCGACATCCTCGATCATAAAAAGCCTGAATAATCTTTTGATAAGCCATAGCTAAATCTACAATCAATTGTTCATCATCCTGATATCTTGCAATTGGCTGATATTCTTTTGTTCTAACGCAGGCAATTAAATGTAGCATCGTTGGTGCTGGAATCGTCATTTTTGCTGTTACACCATTTTCAATGATTGAATTTAAATATTCGAAATGTTCTAAAAATTCATGATCTTCAAAATCAATTTTATCAATAATTTTTAAAGTCGCCGCCTTGGGCTGAACCCCTTTAAAATCAACTGACCATTTTTCAGCTTCAATTTTTTTAACACCTGTTAAACCTGCCAAAAAATCAAGATGCCAATAACTCCGACGAAATTCACCATCACTTACAGCTTTTAAACCAGCTGCCTCTTCTTTTTTTACTAATTTTAAAATCTCTTCATTTTCAATTTTTTTTAATTCATTTTTACTAATTAAATTATTATTGAAATTCTCACGAGCATGTTTTAAACGCTCGCTTCTTAAAAAACTTCCAACTATATCATATCGATACGGTATTTTATTCATGTTATCACACTCCTTGTGTACATAGGATAACAAATCTTTTTATTATTGAAAAATACTTAAAACATAGGGTTATATATAGTTTAAAACTATATATAAAAAAGATTAGTTTATTCACTAATCTTAATTGATATTTCAGTAAAATACTCATCAATACTATTGATTGCAAATTCATTGAGACCTCTTTCAAAAGCATATCCTATTAATTTCAAGTTTTCCTTTTTTGCAAAGTTTAACATACTACGATATAATACAGCTATTTTATCCCAATCCCCTTTAACATAACCACATAAATATTTTCCTTTAGATTGTAATAAAACGTTTTTGCCATATCGTTTGTTTTGAAGGGAAATAAACAGACCATCGTAATGTTCAAAATCATTATTTTTAATTTTATCAATACTAATATAACTGCCACACCCTACTTTATATTGTTCTATATTCCAAGCCTGCTGCAAATATTCTAAAATTTCTTTAACATCATATTGAATAAAAGGCTCATTTGAAACTAATAAATATTCATCTTGGCGCTCAACGATTTCGATTTCAAAATCAGTAACTCGTGAACTCTTCAACAATTGATTCTTTTTTATCTCTAATACCTTTTTTGTTTGTTTTAAACGACGAATATCTTGTTCTATTTTTAGTATTTTATCATCAGCAATATTTACAAAATCATTAACATTAGGATTATTTAGATAACTTTTAATTTCGCTGATACTCATATCTAACTGCTTTAGCATTAGAATATTTTCTAATTCAATACTTTGAAAATAATCGTAATATCGATAATTATTTTCACCTTTAAATTTTGGTTTAAATAAATCAATTTCATCATAGTAATGTAGCGTTCGCTTATTAATTTTATGTAATTTAGCAAATTGTGCAGTAGTTAGTTTTAATGATTCATTTTTTAACATTATGTTCCTCCTTGACTTTACAGTAACTGTAGACTTTATGATAATTATATATTAAATAAAGGAGAATAGTATGAAAAATCAAATTATTTTTAGACCAATTATTAAAAAAGACTATTTAGCAATTGAAAAAATTATTCGTGAAGCATGGCACTATGATGAGTTTTGTACTTCCAAAATAGCTAAATTACTATCAAAAATTTTCTTAAGCAGCTGTTTAAGCAATCAAACTTTTACGCTTGTTGCCTTGCTAAAGGAACAGCCTATTGGCATTATTATGGGAAAAAATATCAAAACACATAAATGTCCCTTTAAATATAGGGTTAAACAAGGATTCAATATTTTTAATCTCTTAATAAGAAAAGAGGGACGAAAAACAGCTAAAATATTTAAGGCTGTCAATAATATTGATAAAGTTTTGTTACAACAAACTAATCAAGACTATCAAGGCGAGCTATCTTTCTTTGCAATTGATGCACAGTATCGGGGATTAGGTCTTGGAAAAGAATTATTTAATCTACTGATTAGTTATATGCAAGAACAACAAATCAATAGATTTTATTTATACACTGATACAAGCTGTAATTATCATTTCTATGAGCATCTAGGGATGATGCGCCGAGTTGAACAAACTCACTGTTTTAAAATCAACAATGAAAAAAACGTAATGCATTTTTTTATTTATGACTACTTGTGCAAAAAAACAGTTTCTACTGAAACTGTTTAATCGAGTTTATTTAGATTTTCTTCATCCAAAGACTTTTTAATCTTATAAATATATTGCCAGCTTCCTAATCCCATAAAGATTAATCCAAGGACTATATCTCTAACTACAATAGCAAAGATTTCACTGAATGAAAGGAAGTAAGGAATATATGAAAATGCAGTAAAAATACTTTGTAATTGCATCAGATCTTTAATTTTTAGCCCTAAGCTGATTGATTCTGCAAAAAACAGTACCAAAACGCTACAAATAATTGAAATTATTAATCCTTTTTTAGAAATTTTACCAGCCATTCGCTGATAACCATTTATCGCTAAAAAAACAATTAAATAACCTAAGAATGCGACGATAAAACCGATTTGATACACCAATGCCCAAAGCACACCACCAATTAGAGCACCAGCCACAGCACCAATGATTCCTCGGCTACTGTCCTCAACGATTTCTTCAGCTTGGGTACTGATTGCATCTCTACAGTCATCACACATATTCATCAATTGACCATGATACTCATAGAATGAAGTTGGTTTATTAATATGACAAGTTCCACAACTTGGAAGGAAGCCCAGATCTCTTAACTTTAAAGTAATTCGATTTAAAATCTCATATACTTCATGTAATTCCTCACTTCGCAAAGCACTTAAGGTAATTGTTCCATTACTATAATTAATAGTTTTAATGTTTGTTAATATTGTTCTTAAATTATTAAAATATTCATCTAGAGCAGTTCGATCTTCCCCAATAGTATCGATTGTAATAATTAGGTCATTGTTAGCACTCCCAAACATCACTACTACTGGATAATCATTAAACATTCCATATACATTATTACGTGTATCAAGTTTCAAATTATTTAATAAAGCAAACTCTTCAATATCATTACTACTTACATTATTGTTACTGTTAACTACACCATAAAATTCATTCTCGTTTTCTAAAAAGAATTTATTAAATGTTAATGTCATATATGGCAATAACCAAATAAATAATATTCCCAGTGTTACTGTACTTAATAAAATCCAGCCATAAAAACTAAAAAATAAGACAAAACATTTCATTTTCTTTCCTTGCATCATTTTCCAGCTTGTTGTAATTGCTTCAAAAATTGATAAACTAGGATAATTTGCTAAAAGATAAGGTGTCATTGATAACCCTAATCCCAAAATAATTCCTGGAACAACAAATGCCAATGTTCCTAAAACACAAATAAGTCCAACAGCCAGAACACCAAATCCCTGTTTAAAATATTGCCCTATAGGTGCTCTCAATTCATTAAGATCAGCAATATCCTCCTGCACAATTTTTTTGATATAACGATATATATTGACTGAAAAACCAATTACTAAAAAATATAAAGCAAATACTCCCACTGTCACAGCTAGATCCATAAAAGTAAAAGTATCATAATAACTGCTTCCCCCAATGTCGATCATTACTGAAAATAGTAATAAAGCAATAAAAGAAAGTCCTAGTGAAGCCGCAAATATAGCTAAAAAACCTTTCCAAATATTCCATTTATTCGATCGTGTTTTTTCTTTAGCCCATAATTTAATTCCTACTCTGTCCATCTTTATCTTCTCCCTCTTACAAATTTACTAATAGCCTATATATTCCGGCAATTTTGTGTACCGATTAATAACACATGCACTTATTTGAGCTGGTGTTAGAAATAGACTTTTTGATAAATCACTATTTCTAATATCCATCTTTCTTACATCACTTCCTAAAAAATTAACACCACATAAATCACAATTAGACAAATTTGCCCCAATTAAAAAGGCCCCCTTAAAATCTTGTCCACGTAAATCTTTTTCATGTAAATCACAACCCATAAAATCAGCACGATTCAGTACTGTTTTTCTAGCTTGCAATGGTTTAATTTGAATATCTTTATTCATTTGACAATAGACTTCCTGTAATAAAGGATTTACTAATTGCCGATACTTATTTAAGTCAAGTGCAAGGATTTCTTCGGCATCTAAATAAGTTAATGATTCAATCATCTGATAATATGTTTCGAGCTGTTCATTTAATCGTTGACTTTGTACAAAATTTTTACCAACATATAAATACCATAAAATTTCATGCAGCTGTACCATAACTTCAAATACTTCAAATAGAAGCTGGTCATCTTCTTTGAACAGGGCTGTCTTTTGTCCCGCTCCAAGACAATCGTAGTTTATACAACCATAATAATTTACAATTTCTAGCTGGTCATGTATTTTGCAACGATAATCTGCTAATAAATTTTTACAATTTCTTTTTGCTGGTTTATCATAAGGAAAACCATCACTTTTAAAAAAGAATAGTGCTCGACAACAAAATCCTCTACAACCACAACAGTCTGTTTTCAAACCAGATAACTTATTCATAATATCCTCCAAAATAAAAGATGAAGATCCTATCTTCACCTTTTATTATACATGATTATTACAAACTATTCACTAACTCTTTTTATATCACTATTATCAAAAATATTACGATTGATTGCTTTATTTTGATGTGCCACAATTGTTGTACAAACAGCATCACCTGTAATGTTAACTGCTGTTCGTGTCATATCTAAAATACGGTCAATTCCCATGATCATCCCAATCGCTTCCACTGGCAACCCAACTGAATTAAATACCATCGTTAAAGTAACTAATCCAACACTTGGAATTCCCGCTGTCCCAATTGAAGCTAATGTAGCTGTTCCAATTACGGTTATGTAATCTGTTAGATCTAGATTGATTCCAAAGGCTTGTGCCGCAAAGACGACTGCCACTCCCTGCATGATTGCCGTACCATCCATATTGATCGTAGCCCCTAAAGGAATTGTAAATGAGGAAATTCTCTTTGAAACTCCCATTTTTTTAGCTAACGTATCTATTGATAAAGGGATGGTCGCATTTGAAGTGGCAGTTGAAAAAGCAAAAGCCATAACCGGAAAAAAGTTTTTAATAAATTTAATCGGGTTTAATCCCGTAAATAATTTGAGTAAGCCTAAATATACAAATAAACACTGAACCGCCAATGCTATCAAGACAGCAATCATATACTTACCTAATGGTAAAAAAGCACCAAATCCTATTCCCGCAAAAGTCCTTGCAATTAAACAAAATACTCCTAATGGTGCAATTGCCATAATCATCATAGTCATCTCCATCATAATATCATTAAACTGACTGAAAAAGTTACCAACCACTTCAGCACGTTCACCTAACTTAGCTAAAATAACGCCAACTAATAAAGCAAAAACAATAATTTGAAGCATATTGCCATTTGATAATGCACTAATTGGATTATCTGGAATAATGTTTAAAAGTGTTTCAACAAGTGTTGTAGATTCTGTTGTCCCTACATTTGCAGCAGTTGATTGAACAGCTGACATATCTAATCCAAGTCCAGGATTTATCAAATTACCAATCAATAAAGCTACTGTGATTGCTAACGCTGTTGTAAAAAGATAAAAAACAATCGTTCTAACGCCTACTGAACCAAGTTTTTTTGTATCTCCGATTGCCATGCTTCCACATACCAAAGAACAAAAAACTAACGGCACTACAAGCATCTTCATCAATTTAATAAAGCCTTGTCCAATCACATATAAAATACCATCAATAACAATATCATCCCGAACTGAACCAGCGGGTAAGTTAAATAGTATTATTCCTAAAATTGCCCCCGCTATCAAGGCAATAAATATTTTTGTAGTTAAACCAATTTTTTTCTTCGCTTTCTTTAATGCCATCCTAATCCTCCTTGATTTCTTTTATATATTCTTGTAACGACTCTTGCCAAGTTGGCATTTGATACCCATTGACTAAACGTAAAATAAAATTATCTAGTACGACATATGATGGACGAACCACCTCATCAGCCATCTCTTTTGTTGAAACTGGCGTAATCATCACATGACTATTAATTTGTTTACTGATTTCTTTAGCAAACTCATAACGACTACACACACCTTTACAAGTAATATGATATGTTCCGTATTCACTAGTTTCCATTAAATATAGAATTGCTCGAGCAAGATCTTTAGCACTAGTTGGTGACCCAAATTGATCATTTGCAACATTTAAAAAATCTTCTTTTTTACTTTTAGCTATAAACTCATTAACAAAATTTGTACCATTTTGTCCATAAATCCAATTACTTCGAATAATAAAATGTTTATGCGTAAATTCTTTAACATAGTCTTCTCCTGCTTTTTTTGAACAGCCATACACT encodes:
- a CDS encoding phosphatase, yielding MENIELDVHTHTIASGHAYSSLSEMVAGAKEKDIKLLGIVEHDQGIPGTCAPIYFKNLDVIPREIEGIKLLLGIEINILDHQGRLSITEDLYDYVDYCMAGIHLHCYEAGTIEENTRAVIETIKNPHISVIVHPDDGKCPLDYEKVVLAAKKYHTLLEVNNNALRSPSRLNSRENTLKMLQLCKQHRVKIILGSDAHIHFDIKNYDQIEELLKEVEFPKELIVNYHIEDFLEYIKKQVRY
- a CDS encoding DUF2000 domain-containing protein, which produces MDRKCVMIVDKNLPLGLIANTTAILGTALGKLEGEIVGTDVYDMKEHIHRGIVTISIPVLKGDEFLIRELLKQANYYPNEVLVIDFCDLAQSCRDYSEYIDKMKLASEASLKYFGICLYGTRTRINKLTGNLSLLK
- a CDS encoding DMT family transporter; this translates as MNKDFSGHLAALLTIFIWGTTFISTKILLTDFKPIEILFFRFLIGLFILILIYPKRLRKTTKKQELTFALTGLCGVTLYYLLENIALTYSMASNIGVIISIAPFFTAILSHFILKEETLNQNFIIGFMAAMVGIMLISFNGSSNFKLNPLGDILALLAALVWAVYSILTKRISDYGYSTIQVTRRTFMYGVTFMFLTLIPLGFKLDLGRFSNPIYLGNILFLGLGASALCFVTWNMAVKILGAVKTSIYIYIVPVVTVVTSIIVLHEQITLMAFIGTVLTLIGLFLSQKREVQKNG
- a CDS encoding helix-turn-helix domain-containing protein gives rise to the protein MVETRTIVYDEQLQIEAYQFVGIMQKFPNHFHDCYVVGFVEKGNRHLSCRGDEYDMEPGDMLLLNPRDNHTCESRDGQPLDYRCLNIDADVMVRAVKEVIGCSYLPNFEKPVAFQSEMVESLRTLHQSVMKKETEFLKEELFYILIEQLVKEYTNNQPLLKSRFSEPIKLVKKHLDDNFINQISLDSLSELAQMNKYTLIRNFARSFGITPYQYLETIRVNHAKELLEQGLSPLEAAMLSGFSDQSHFTRFFKSLIGLTPKQYQNIFKGKEDE
- a CDS encoding LysR family transcriptional regulator; its protein translation is MTLQQLRYVITVAQKGSISEAAKELFISQPSLSNAIKELEKEMKIIIFSRTNKGIIISDEGLEFLGYARQVLEQAELLENRYLETKSTKKRFNISTQHYSFAVNAFVDLVKKYSDNEYEFTIRETRTYEIIEDVKTLKSEIGILYINDFNQKVINKLLKENNLIFNQLFIAKPHIFVSNTNPLAQKDIVTLEDIEPFPYLSFEQGQYNSFYFSEEILSTLVHQKIIKVSDRATLFNLLIGLDGYTISTGIISEELNGKNIIAIPLAVDETIKIGYIVRNDTARSYLGQIFIEALKQNTQELMQGV
- the metE gene encoding 5-methyltetrahydropteroyltriglutamate--homocysteine S-methyltransferase; amino-acid sequence: MKTAVIGYPRIGSNRELKFATERYLKGQIEQSELLQIAQNLRKEHWVEQDNQKIDYISSNDFSFYDNVLDTAYLLNIIPKRYQELQLNSLDQYFAMARGYQGENGDVKALAMKKWFNTNYHYLVPEVDDQVEISLNGTKIFDEFQEALDLGIKTKPVIVGPYTLMKLLRFTGTLTYQDILDDLINGYLEVIKKLRNLGASWIEVDEPALVFDLSDKDIILFKEIYTKILDNKGSVKILLQTYFGDIRDCYQTVLNLDFDGIGLDFIEGKENLTLLDRYGFDQNKILFAGVVNGKNIWKNEYEKTVSLIEKIKNNVNKIVLNTSCSLIHVPYTIENERNLEQIYKNNFSFAQEKLKELFQLKVIMRIGKGHSYYVDNLAFFKEPNNRTNEAVQARIAALKKEDFIRLPEFEVRRQIQKEKFKLPILPTTTIGSFPQTKEVRANRRAYRNGDIDEQTYAEFNHQMIKEWIKYQEEIDLDVLVHGEFERNDMVEYFGENLDGYLFTENGWVQSYGTRCVKPPVIWGDISRVRPLTVDYAVYTQALTKKPVKGMLTGPVTMLNWSFPRIDISLAETTLQLALAIKDEVLDLEDHGIKIIQIDEAALREKLPLRKRDWQSEYLDWAIPAYRLVHSSVQADTQIHSHMCYSEFDDIIQAIEDMDSDVISFEASRSDLTLIDTLNRVNFKTEIGPGVYDIHSPRIPSVEELERVLTSMLEKLSASKLWINPDCGLKTRAYPETLASLKNMVEATKNIRTKLQ
- a CDS encoding 5-methyltetrahydropteroyltriglutamate--homocysteine S-methyltransferase, coding for MNKIPYRYDIVGSFLRSERLKHARENFNNNLISKNELKKIENEEILKLVKKEEAAGLKAVSDGEFRRSYWHLDFLAGLTGVKKIEAEKWSVDFKGVQPKAATLKIIDKIDFEDHEFLEHFEYLNSIIENGVTAKMTIPAPTMLHLIACVRTKEYQPIARYQDDEQLIVDLAMAYQKIIQAFYDRGCRYLQLDDTSWGEFCSKEKREEYANCGIDVGALVKKYVYLINLSIVNKPDDMNITIHICRGNFRSTWFSSGGYEPVAKELFGSCKVDEFFLEYDSDRSGDFTPLRFIKDQVVVLGLITSKFSELEDKEMIKARINEASQFVALDQLCLSTQCGFASTEEGNNLTEDQQWAKIALVKEIAEEVWGK